A part of Amycolatopsis lurida genomic DNA contains:
- a CDS encoding dipeptide ABC transporter ATP-binding protein — MTLLELRELTVGVIADETERELVRELSFDLDQGRTLCVVGESGSGKTVTALSIIRLLEFVAPVFTRGEIAVDGVDVTRLSADEMRAYRGPRIGMIFQEALDSLNPSQRVGKQLIEAYRKPGSLPRQAARKGTPLHREAEAKARGLLKEVGLTDTERVLSLYPHQMSGGMQQRVMIALALMADPSLLIADEPTTALDVTTQAEILTLFDRVRRDHGTACVFITHDMGVAAQVADRIAVMYRGELVELGSTEDILYAPKHPYTRALLDCVPQLGVSRRDGFPTISERLLEAAMNGESAVATETRSLSRAKSGDSGDGTTLVIDSVSKVYGRRGRFALSREPEVHAVKEVSLEIAPGEFFGLVGESGSGKTTLGRLVSALEPPTSGTISFGEHRCTPSGLDGDERAFRRRAQLIFQDPQSSLDPRHTAARIIAEPLRELTGLRGAELDRRVTELIDEVGLPSDTAKKLPSQLSGGQRQRVSIARAIAAEPDLIVADEPTSALDVSVQGQVMNLLLELRRTRALSFLFITHNLSLVLSVADRVGVMYRGELIEIGEPDEIRLHARHAYTRRLLAANPEIGVRNP, encoded by the coding sequence ATGACCCTGCTCGAATTACGAGAACTCACCGTCGGTGTCATCGCCGACGAAACCGAACGCGAACTGGTGCGCGAACTCTCGTTCGACCTCGACCAAGGCCGGACACTCTGCGTGGTCGGTGAATCCGGCAGCGGTAAAACGGTGACGGCCTTGTCGATCATCCGGTTGCTGGAATTCGTCGCGCCGGTGTTCACCCGCGGTGAGATCGCCGTCGACGGCGTGGACGTCACGCGACTCTCCGCCGACGAGATGCGCGCGTACCGCGGCCCGCGGATCGGCATGATCTTCCAAGAGGCCTTGGATTCACTCAACCCGAGCCAACGGGTCGGCAAGCAGCTGATCGAGGCCTACCGGAAGCCCGGCTCCCTTCCGCGCCAAGCCGCGCGCAAGGGCACGCCACTGCATCGCGAGGCCGAGGCAAAGGCTCGCGGGCTGCTGAAGGAGGTGGGCCTCACCGACACCGAGCGGGTGCTTTCCCTTTACCCGCACCAGATGTCCGGCGGGATGCAGCAACGTGTGATGATCGCGCTGGCGCTGATGGCCGATCCGAGCCTGCTGATCGCCGACGAGCCGACCACGGCCTTGGATGTGACCACGCAGGCGGAGATCCTCACCCTGTTCGACCGGGTCCGCCGCGACCACGGCACGGCGTGCGTCTTCATCACGCACGACATGGGCGTGGCCGCGCAGGTCGCCGACCGGATCGCGGTGATGTACCGCGGCGAACTGGTCGAGCTCGGGTCCACAGAGGACATTCTGTACGCACCGAAGCATCCCTACACCAGGGCGTTGCTCGACTGCGTCCCGCAACTCGGGGTCAGCAGACGCGACGGATTCCCCACCATCTCCGAGAGGCTGCTCGAAGCAGCCATGAACGGCGAATCGGCGGTCGCGACCGAAACGAGGTCGTTGAGCCGCGCGAAATCCGGAGACAGCGGCGACGGCACCACGCTCGTCATCGACTCCGTGTCCAAAGTATACGGACGACGCGGCAGGTTCGCCCTGAGCCGCGAACCCGAGGTGCACGCGGTCAAGGAGGTCTCGCTGGAGATCGCGCCCGGCGAGTTCTTCGGCCTGGTGGGGGAATCCGGTTCGGGCAAGACCACGCTCGGCCGTCTGGTGAGCGCGCTGGAGCCGCCCACCTCGGGCACCATCTCCTTCGGTGAGCACCGGTGCACGCCGTCCGGACTCGACGGCGACGAGCGCGCGTTCCGCCGCCGCGCGCAGCTCATCTTCCAGGACCCGCAGAGCTCGCTCGATCCCCGGCACACCGCCGCCCGGATCATCGCCGAACCGCTGCGGGAACTCACCGGCCTCCGCGGCGCCGAACTCGACCGCCGCGTCACCGAATTGATCGACGAGGTCGGCCTCCCCTCCGACACCGCGAAGAAGCTGCCCTCACAGCTTTCCGGCGGGCAGCGGCAGCGCGTCTCGATCGCCCGCGCGATCGCGGCCGAACCCGACCTCATCGTCGCCGACGAACCCACCTCCGCACTCGACGTCTCGGTGCAGGGCCAGGTGATGAACCTGCTGCTGGAACTGCGGCGCACCCGCGCGCTCAGCTTCCTGTTCATCACGCACAACCTCAGCCTGGTGCTCTCCGTCGCCGATCGTGTCGGCGTGATGTACCGGGGCGAACTCATCGAAATCGGCGAGCCGGACGAGATCCGGCTCCACGCCCGGCACGCGTACACCCGCCGTCTCCTCGCGGCGAACCCCGAAATTGGAGTGCGGAACCCATGA
- a CDS encoding methyltransferase family protein: MSGSTKTAGPERIVDIAVGYMAAKQLFAASRIGLFTALADGPLTAAELAEKTGKPEKITRILGDAMSSLGLLSRVDGRYELAADAAEYLGGGDLDLAPFLTFLDSISYPHWLQFGHTADSGEPGKLEMDDARWSTFMAGVMTYNALHAKMLAGAYDFGSHRKALDLGGLSSAFAVEAMKANDELRTTFVFDPGFTGSVTTAVAEAGLADRATVVGAETPTARPEGEFDLVMVNHVVHRFDAKQNAEILRNARAAAAPGGTLLLLDFFLDDDEVQRPIDALHAGEYLVIDGTVVYPEAEVRDWLSAAGWRVTDRLALPGSPRVLVAEAV, from the coding sequence GTGAGCGGGTCGACCAAGACTGCCGGTCCCGAGCGGATCGTGGACATCGCCGTGGGCTACATGGCGGCCAAGCAACTCTTCGCGGCGAGCCGGATCGGCCTGTTCACCGCACTCGCCGACGGGCCGCTGACGGCCGCGGAGCTGGCGGAAAAGACCGGCAAACCGGAGAAGATCACCCGCATCCTCGGTGACGCCATGTCATCACTCGGTTTGCTGTCCCGTGTGGACGGACGGTATGAGCTTGCCGCCGACGCGGCCGAATATCTCGGCGGTGGCGACCTCGATCTGGCGCCGTTCCTGACGTTCCTCGACTCGATCAGCTACCCGCACTGGCTTCAGTTCGGCCACACGGCCGACAGTGGTGAGCCGGGCAAACTGGAGATGGACGACGCGCGGTGGAGCACGTTCATGGCGGGAGTCATGACGTATAACGCCCTGCACGCGAAGATGCTGGCCGGCGCTTACGATTTCGGTTCGCATCGAAAGGCCCTGGACCTCGGCGGGCTCTCCAGCGCGTTCGCCGTCGAAGCCATGAAGGCCAACGACGAACTGCGCACCACGTTCGTCTTCGACCCGGGCTTCACCGGGTCGGTCACCACCGCCGTGGCCGAGGCGGGCCTGGCGGATCGCGCGACCGTCGTGGGCGCCGAGACACCCACCGCGCGACCCGAAGGCGAGTTCGACCTGGTGATGGTCAACCACGTCGTCCACCGTTTCGACGCGAAGCAGAACGCGGAGATCCTGCGTAACGCCCGCGCGGCCGCCGCGCCGGGAGGGACACTGCTGCTGCTCGACTTCTTCCTCGACGACGACGAGGTCCAGCGTCCGATCGACGCGTTGCACGCGGGGGAATACCTGGTGATCGACGGGACGGTCGTCTATCCGGAGGCGGAGGTCCGGGATTGGCTGAGCGCGGCGGGCTGGCGGGTCACCGACCGGCTCGCGTTGCCGGGCAGCCCACGGGTCCTGGTCGCGGAAGCGGTGTGA
- a CDS encoding molybdenum cofactor biosynthesis F family protein: MPELTLSDTSTWLPLDGLAPGFDANKAPTVGDLHGRTFELACEDGTTFAAAFSGTRIEWTYHGTGTDRCETFLVDDDLYYVQFHPQARQDEAFTLLLDLRRGRALMVLSKIGDTSPRVTQSFVAATIGGIEPTGESLAPTTSLVGRRVLWVYSTEHAYEHVYLSPHWYTWQCLAGPERGLADTDENSVYELRPGIYVFAWREKVIPCASVTVADHRDAKRLRSHGVLFGLDATGSTPTHFTFGAHGKLLSTTVHPEAYDPAGS, encoded by the coding sequence ATGCCCGAACTGACCCTGTCCGACACGTCCACCTGGCTGCCGCTCGACGGTCTGGCCCCTGGTTTCGACGCGAACAAGGCGCCCACGGTCGGCGATTTGCACGGCCGCACCTTCGAACTCGCCTGTGAAGACGGCACCACGTTCGCCGCGGCCTTCTCCGGCACCCGGATCGAGTGGACTTACCACGGCACGGGCACCGACCGCTGCGAGACGTTCCTGGTCGACGACGACCTCTACTACGTCCAGTTCCACCCGCAGGCCCGGCAGGACGAGGCGTTCACCCTGCTACTGGACCTGCGCCGCGGCCGCGCCCTCATGGTGCTGAGCAAGATCGGCGACACCTCGCCCCGCGTCACACAGTCGTTCGTGGCCGCCACGATCGGCGGTATCGAGCCGACCGGGGAATCGCTCGCCCCGACCACGTCGCTGGTCGGGCGCCGGGTGCTGTGGGTGTACAGCACCGAGCACGCCTACGAGCACGTGTACCTCAGCCCGCACTGGTACACGTGGCAGTGCCTTGCCGGTCCGGAGCGAGGTCTCGCGGACACCGACGAGAACTCGGTCTACGAGCTGCGGCCGGGGATCTACGTCTTCGCCTGGCGGGAGAAGGTGATCCCGTGCGCGTCGGTGACCGTCGCCGACCACCGTGACGCGAAGCGGCTGCGTTCGCACGGCGTCCTTTTCGGACTGGACGCCACCGGCAGCACTCCCACCCACTTCACCTTCGGCGCGCACGGCAAGCTGCTCAGCACCACCGTGCACCCCGAGGCCTACGACCCCGCCGGGAGCTGA
- a CDS encoding alpha/beta hydrolase, giving the protein MTVTLDPAVKELLARSVPSEAPAGPLTAPELRAAFAASWRRPESVEEVASVTDHVLPSGVRVRIYLPEAAEPVPAFAWIHGGGWTIGSIDENEVASRAVCNAAKVAVVAVDYRLAPEHPYPAAPDDCYAVVDWLATGGAGPAVDGTRIAIGGESAGGNLSTVVSMMSRDRGGPPLAAQVLICPVYGHPDDGFRSYADFAEGFGMTAGAMRFFFEQYVSDPAQLNDPYLLPLRADDLTGLPPALVLTAEYDVLRDEGEEFARRLTDAGTHVEMTRYSGQIHGFYGLYTDLPASPRSHRHVASFLTRVFDRRVQSSGGGRPDRVLG; this is encoded by the coding sequence GTGACCGTGACGCTCGATCCGGCGGTCAAGGAACTCCTGGCCCGCAGCGTTCCCTCCGAGGCTCCGGCCGGACCTCTGACGGCCCCCGAGCTGCGAGCCGCTTTCGCCGCTTCGTGGCGACGCCCCGAGTCGGTCGAGGAGGTTGCCTCGGTGACCGACCATGTCCTGCCGTCCGGGGTGCGGGTGCGGATCTATCTGCCCGAGGCCGCGGAGCCGGTACCCGCGTTCGCCTGGATCCACGGCGGCGGGTGGACGATCGGCTCGATCGACGAGAACGAGGTCGCGTCGCGGGCGGTGTGCAACGCGGCGAAGGTCGCCGTCGTCGCGGTCGACTACCGGCTCGCGCCCGAGCATCCGTACCCGGCGGCCCCGGACGACTGCTACGCCGTCGTCGACTGGCTCGCCACGGGAGGCGCCGGCCCAGCGGTCGACGGGACACGGATCGCCATCGGCGGGGAAAGCGCGGGCGGCAACCTGTCGACGGTGGTCTCGATGATGTCCCGTGACCGTGGTGGCCCGCCGTTGGCCGCGCAGGTGCTGATCTGCCCGGTGTACGGCCATCCGGACGACGGGTTCCGGTCCTATGCGGACTTCGCCGAAGGCTTCGGCATGACCGCCGGGGCCATGCGGTTCTTCTTCGAGCAGTACGTGTCGGATCCGGCGCAGCTGAACGATCCGTACCTGCTGCCGCTACGCGCCGACGACCTGACCGGGCTTCCGCCGGCGCTGGTGCTCACGGCCGAGTACGACGTCCTGCGCGACGAAGGGGAGGAGTTCGCGCGGCGGCTGACCGACGCCGGGACCCACGTCGAAATGACGCGGTACTCGGGGCAGATCCACGGATTCTACGGCCTGTACACGGATCTTCCCGCTTCACCGCGCTCGCACCGGCACGTGGCGAGCTTCCTCACCCGGGTCTTCGACCGCCGCGTTCAGTCCTCTGGAGGCGGCAGGCCTGATCGTGTCTTGGGTTGA
- a CDS encoding SDR family NAD(P)-dependent oxidoreductase produces MGLDLAGKAVLVTGAASGIGLACVQAFLAEGARVGALDRAPVPTPADGLLAVRADVTDEGSVADAVDAVASRFGGLDVVVGCAGISGPVGTPITETSAADFTALMAVNVTGQFLLVKHAAPWLTASGGSVVLLASDSAFTSAPGMVPYCASKGAVVAMTRALAVDLPGVRVNCVCPSVVDTPMARGDLGDVLDDPAFPVQAPEEVAWQVLHLASARSRAVNGQAVLADFGVSVRSGFPA; encoded by the coding sequence ATGGGACTGGATCTCGCGGGCAAGGCCGTACTGGTGACCGGCGCGGCGTCCGGTATCGGCCTTGCCTGCGTCCAGGCCTTCCTCGCCGAGGGCGCACGGGTCGGCGCCCTCGACCGGGCTCCCGTGCCCACGCCGGCCGACGGCCTGCTGGCCGTCCGCGCCGACGTGACCGACGAGGGGTCGGTGGCCGACGCGGTCGACGCCGTCGCGAGCCGCTTCGGCGGGCTCGACGTCGTGGTCGGCTGTGCCGGGATCTCCGGCCCGGTGGGGACGCCGATCACCGAAACCTCGGCGGCGGACTTCACCGCGCTCATGGCCGTCAATGTCACCGGACAGTTCCTGCTGGTCAAACACGCGGCGCCGTGGCTCACCGCATCGGGTGGCTCGGTCGTGCTGCTGGCCAGCGACTCGGCCTTCACCAGCGCGCCCGGCATGGTCCCGTACTGCGCTTCGAAGGGCGCCGTGGTCGCGATGACCAGGGCGCTCGCCGTCGATCTTCCCGGTGTCCGGGTGAACTGCGTCTGTCCCTCGGTGGTCGACACCCCGATGGCGCGCGGCGATCTCGGCGACGTGCTCGACGATCCCGCTTTCCCGGTGCAGGCTCCCGAAGAGGTCGCCTGGCAGGTGCTTCACCTCGCGTCCGCGCGTTCGCGGGCGGTCAACGGCCAGGCCGTGCTCGCCGACTTCGGCGTCTCGGTCCGGTCCGGTTTTCCCGCTTAG
- a CDS encoding amidohydrolase — MTADIVLTNATVYTVDGARPWASSLAIKDGKVLSLEDIERGPNTEVVDLEGAFVMPGLVDVHNHHALAGRSALFELNFGLDAGLDDILAAVRSRAAGLGPDEWVIGGAWASTLVSTLSRTSARHALDEAAVGRPVMLSDDSRHNRWVSSRALELAGVTASTPDPAGGEIVRDPATGEPVGVLLEAAGVAVERALSETRTLTVDQHVAASRHGIGTLHSYGVTAFQDAGVSADILRALKSLDDAGELHAWVVSSLLINDPIFGFDPIGAPLLEVAGQYRSEHHRPDFVKIFLDGVPPTRTAAFLEPYLPDAAHGACHHGATTMPGEELAGWLRTAAAAGLSAKVHCTGDASVRATLDAVEKVRAEGFTEARFQVAHGQFVHPDDLPRFAALGVAADISPFLWVPGVIPAAIAEVLPGERAGRMQPNRSLLDEGALVAGGSDWPVSESPNAWEGIHGLVTRQDPTGTFPGALWPEQAITLDEAIEVFTLAAARAMGLGDITGSLVPGKSADFVVLDRDPFRTDPSALVKTKVTQTWFAGHRVYHRV; from the coding sequence TTGACCGCCGACATCGTCCTCACCAACGCCACCGTGTACACAGTGGACGGTGCCAGGCCATGGGCATCGTCGCTGGCGATCAAGGACGGCAAGGTGCTGTCCTTGGAGGACATCGAACGCGGGCCGAACACCGAGGTCGTCGACCTCGAAGGCGCGTTCGTGATGCCCGGCTTGGTCGACGTGCACAACCACCACGCCCTCGCCGGGCGCTCGGCCCTGTTCGAGCTGAACTTCGGCCTCGACGCGGGGCTGGACGACATCCTCGCGGCGGTCCGCTCCCGGGCCGCCGGCCTGGGGCCGGACGAGTGGGTGATCGGCGGCGCCTGGGCGTCCACTTTGGTCAGCACCCTCTCGCGGACGTCGGCCCGGCACGCGCTCGACGAGGCCGCCGTCGGACGGCCCGTCATGCTTTCGGACGACAGCAGGCACAACCGCTGGGTGAGCAGCCGGGCACTGGAACTCGCGGGGGTCACCGCCTCGACACCTGATCCGGCGGGCGGGGAGATCGTCCGCGACCCCGCCACGGGCGAACCCGTCGGCGTCCTGCTCGAAGCGGCGGGCGTCGCGGTCGAGCGGGCGCTCAGTGAGACACGGACGCTCACGGTGGACCAGCACGTGGCGGCGTCGCGGCACGGGATCGGCACGCTGCACTCGTACGGCGTCACCGCGTTCCAGGACGCCGGTGTCTCCGCCGACATCCTGCGGGCACTGAAGTCGCTCGACGACGCGGGCGAACTGCACGCCTGGGTCGTTTCGTCGCTGCTGATCAACGACCCGATCTTCGGTTTCGACCCGATCGGGGCACCGTTGCTGGAGGTCGCCGGGCAGTACCGGAGCGAGCATCACCGGCCGGACTTCGTGAAGATCTTCCTCGACGGTGTCCCGCCGACCCGGACCGCCGCCTTCCTGGAGCCGTACCTGCCGGATGCCGCGCACGGCGCCTGCCATCATGGCGCCACCACCATGCCGGGTGAAGAACTCGCCGGCTGGTTGCGCACGGCGGCCGCGGCGGGGCTCTCGGCCAAGGTCCACTGCACCGGGGACGCGTCGGTGCGCGCGACGCTGGACGCCGTCGAGAAGGTGCGTGCCGAGGGCTTCACCGAAGCGCGGTTCCAGGTCGCGCACGGCCAGTTCGTCCATCCCGACGACCTCCCCCGCTTCGCCGCGCTGGGCGTCGCCGCGGACATCTCGCCGTTCCTGTGGGTCCCCGGTGTCATCCCGGCGGCCATCGCCGAAGTCCTGCCCGGCGAGCGGGCCGGGCGGATGCAGCCCAACCGGTCGCTGCTCGACGAGGGCGCGCTGGTCGCGGGCGGTTCGGACTGGCCGGTCAGCGAGTCCCCGAACGCGTGGGAAGGCATCCACGGCCTCGTCACCCGCCAGGATCCGACCGGCACGTTCCCCGGCGCGCTGTGGCCTGAGCAGGCGATCACCCTGGACGAGGCGATCGAGGTCTTCACGCTGGCCGCCGCCCGCGCGATGGGGCTGGGCGACATCACCGGCTCGCTGGTCCCCGGGAAGTCGGCGGATTTCGTCGTACTGGACCGCGATCCGTTCCGAACCGATCCATCCGCGCTCGTCAAGACGAAGGTGACGCAAACGTGGTTCGCCGGGCACCGCGTGTATCACCGCGTCTGA
- a CDS encoding SDR family NAD(P)-dependent oxidoreductase, with protein MKKVVAITGGGTGIGAAVARRYADEGAQVVVLGRRREPLEKVAAETGAHVIACDASDREAAENAVAEIVGKFGRLDVVVANAGGHGLSSVVDTGDEEWELALRSNLSSAFVFCRATLPSLIETGGQVVIVSSLAGLFAGPNVAGYTVAKHALIGLTRSIARDYGPKGVRANAVCPGWVRTPMADGEMDQFAEAAGFEGGHDEGYRRVTAEVPLRRPAEPEEIASIVRFLGSSESSYITGAVIVADGGAHTVDLPTLAFERAGMGS; from the coding sequence GTGAAGAAGGTTGTCGCGATCACGGGTGGCGGTACCGGTATCGGCGCCGCGGTGGCCCGCCGGTACGCCGACGAAGGCGCGCAGGTGGTGGTGCTCGGACGACGGCGCGAGCCGCTGGAGAAGGTGGCCGCCGAGACCGGTGCGCACGTCATCGCGTGCGACGCCAGCGACCGCGAAGCCGCCGAGAACGCCGTGGCGGAGATCGTCGGCAAGTTCGGCAGGCTGGACGTCGTGGTGGCCAACGCCGGCGGGCACGGATTGTCCTCGGTGGTCGACACCGGTGACGAGGAATGGGAACTGGCGCTGCGCTCGAACCTGTCGAGTGCCTTCGTGTTCTGCCGGGCCACGCTGCCTTCGCTGATCGAAACCGGCGGTCAGGTCGTCATCGTGTCGTCGCTGGCCGGGCTGTTCGCCGGGCCGAACGTCGCCGGTTACACCGTCGCGAAGCACGCGCTGATCGGGCTGACGCGTTCGATCGCCCGCGACTACGGGCCGAAGGGCGTCCGCGCGAACGCGGTCTGCCCGGGCTGGGTGCGCACGCCGATGGCGGACGGTGAAATGGACCAGTTCGCCGAGGCCGCGGGCTTCGAGGGCGGCCACGACGAGGGCTACCGGCGCGTCACCGCAGAGGTCCCGCTGCGCCGTCCCGCCGAACCGGAGGAGATCGCGTCGATCGTGCGGTTCCTGGGGTCTTCGGAGTCGTCGTACATCACCGGTGCGGTGATCGTGGCGGACGGCGGCGCGCACACCGTCGATCTGCCGACGCTGGCCTTCGAACGGGCGGGGATGGGTTCTTAG
- a CDS encoding TetR/AcrR family transcriptional regulator, producing the protein MPKIIDHDERRSHIVDVTWDLITQGGIEAATMREIAAAAGFANGALKLYFPSKEDIIQATYERALGMMREYVELDELRGLTALRELCVSSMPIDEDRIAAGRVLLTFWQLSLTNPKLQDKYLEHIRSWRGLLHRYLTEGREDGDIVTETPDEQLVDEVVLINAGANVMSLVAGEFSTIALQRQHLESFFERLTRP; encoded by the coding sequence ATGCCGAAGATCATCGACCACGACGAGCGGCGTAGCCATATCGTCGACGTCACCTGGGATTTGATCACCCAGGGCGGGATCGAGGCCGCCACCATGCGCGAGATCGCGGCGGCCGCCGGCTTCGCCAACGGTGCGCTCAAGCTGTACTTCCCCAGCAAGGAAGACATCATCCAGGCCACCTACGAACGCGCCCTCGGCATGATGCGCGAGTACGTGGAGCTGGACGAGTTGCGCGGGCTGACCGCGCTCCGCGAGCTGTGCGTCTCGTCGATGCCGATCGACGAAGACCGCATCGCCGCGGGGCGCGTCCTGCTGACCTTCTGGCAGCTTTCGCTGACCAACCCGAAACTGCAGGACAAGTACCTCGAGCACATCCGCTCGTGGCGGGGCCTGCTGCACCGGTATCTCACCGAGGGCAGGGAGGACGGCGACATCGTCACCGAAACGCCCGACGAGCAGCTCGTCGACGAGGTCGTGCTGATCAACGCCGGGGCCAACGTGATGAGCCTGGTCGCCGGCGAGTTCTCGACGATCGCCTTGCAGCGGCAGCACCTCGAATCCTTCTTCGAGCGCCTCACCCGCCCCTGA
- a CDS encoding primary-amine oxidase, translating into MTRPHPLDPLTADELTAGREILAAEGLLTATTRFPAVLPVEPEKGDAAPDRRVRYTLLDTATGEARDVVVSLAKREVVSNENCGPGQPAYLFEEYDLAASITKASPEWQAAMARRGLGDRIEHAFCAPLAPGFFGRPDETGRVIRSLTFLRDDASDSPWAHPVEGLIVHIDLTGQRVIRVEDEGDVPVPPEHGRYGDVPARTTLKPIEITQPEGPSFAVDGNEVTWEGWKLRIGFNAREGLTLHQVGFQDRSVLHRASVPEMVVPYGDTAPGRFWISYFDAGEYLLGKNGNDLRLGCDCLGVIHYFPAFVADDHGHPVEIPRAICMHEEDYGILWKHTDLDGRAEVRRSRRLVISSISTIGNYDYGFFWYLYLDGTVELEAKATGIVFAGAAHPGTDHPHANEIAPGLFAPVHQHLFCARLDVAIDGERNSLVEVDVERIPMGEQNPYGNAFTWKETPLRTEREAQRFADPAKARVWEIRSAERTNRLGKPTAYQLVPRPSATLMAQPESTVHQRATFATRHLWATPYRADERFPAGDRPNAHPGGAGLPSWTAADRDLTDTDLVLWHVFGPTHVPRPEDWPVMPVDYSGFSLRPYGFLDRNPALDLPSGATDEHCSAHEH; encoded by the coding sequence ATGACCAGGCCGCATCCACTCGACCCGCTGACCGCCGACGAACTCACCGCAGGCCGCGAGATCCTGGCCGCCGAAGGCCTGCTCACCGCGACCACGCGGTTCCCTGCCGTCTTGCCGGTCGAGCCCGAGAAAGGCGACGCCGCCCCCGATCGCCGTGTCCGGTACACGCTGCTCGACACGGCGACCGGCGAGGCGCGCGACGTGGTCGTCTCGCTGGCGAAGCGCGAAGTGGTCTCCAACGAGAACTGCGGCCCAGGCCAGCCCGCGTACCTGTTCGAGGAGTACGACCTCGCCGCGTCGATCACCAAGGCGTCACCGGAATGGCAGGCCGCGATGGCGCGCCGCGGGCTCGGCGACCGGATCGAGCACGCCTTCTGCGCTCCCCTGGCTCCCGGCTTCTTCGGCAGGCCCGACGAAACCGGCCGGGTCATCCGCTCGCTGACGTTCCTGCGCGACGACGCGTCGGACAGCCCGTGGGCGCATCCGGTCGAAGGCCTGATCGTGCACATCGACCTGACCGGGCAGCGCGTCATCCGGGTGGAGGACGAGGGCGACGTGCCCGTGCCACCGGAGCACGGCCGCTACGGTGACGTCCCGGCCCGCACCACCCTCAAGCCGATCGAGATCACCCAGCCGGAAGGCCCGAGCTTCGCCGTCGACGGTAACGAGGTCACCTGGGAGGGCTGGAAACTCCGGATCGGTTTCAACGCCCGCGAGGGTCTGACACTGCACCAGGTCGGTTTCCAGGACCGGTCGGTGCTGCACCGCGCGTCGGTACCGGAGATGGTGGTGCCCTACGGCGACACCGCGCCCGGCCGGTTCTGGATCAGCTACTTCGACGCGGGCGAGTACCTGCTCGGCAAGAACGGCAACGACCTGCGGCTGGGCTGCGACTGCCTGGGCGTCATCCACTACTTCCCCGCGTTCGTCGCCGACGACCACGGCCACCCGGTCGAGATCCCGCGCGCGATCTGCATGCACGAGGAGGACTACGGGATCCTCTGGAAGCACACGGATCTCGACGGCCGGGCGGAGGTCCGCCGGTCGCGGCGGCTGGTGATCTCGTCGATCTCCACCATCGGCAACTACGACTACGGCTTCTTCTGGTACCTCTACCTCGACGGCACCGTCGAACTGGAGGCGAAGGCCACCGGCATCGTGTTCGCCGGCGCCGCGCACCCGGGCACGGACCACCCGCACGCCAACGAGATCGCGCCCGGCCTGTTCGCGCCGGTGCACCAGCACCTGTTCTGCGCCCGGCTGGACGTGGCGATCGACGGCGAACGCAACTCGCTCGTCGAGGTCGACGTCGAACGGATCCCCATGGGTGAACAGAACCCGTACGGGAACGCCTTCACCTGGAAGGAGACCCCGCTGCGCACCGAGCGGGAGGCTCAGCGGTTCGCCGATCCGGCCAAGGCGCGGGTCTGGGAGATCCGCAGTGCCGAGCGGACGAACCGGCTCGGCAAGCCCACGGCGTACCAGCTCGTGCCGCGGCCGTCCGCGACCCTGATGGCACAACCGGAATCGACCGTCCACCAGCGGGCGACGTTCGCCACCCGTCACCTGTGGGCGACGCCGTACCGCGCGGACGAACGTTTCCCGGCGGGTGACCGGCCGAACGCGCATCCGGGCGGCGCGGGTCTCCCCTCCTGGACGGCCGCCGACCGCGACCTCACCGACACCGATCTCGTGCTGTGGCACGTGTTCGGCCCGACCCACGTCCCCCGTCCGGAGGACTGGCCGGTCATGCCGGTCGACTACTCCGGCTTCTCCTTGCGTCCCTACGGCTTCCTGGACCGAAACCCGGCCCTCGATCTGCCCTCCGGCGCCACCGATGAGCACTGTTCCGCCCACGAGCACTAG